The following are encoded together in the Zingiber officinale cultivar Zhangliang chromosome 8A, Zo_v1.1, whole genome shotgun sequence genome:
- the LOC122012735 gene encoding GATA transcription factor 1-like produces MVDALKEAAPAPAGKAFFDDELVLLDFNAAAAAGELQPQALLFQDFFDASVDGLPGLPMESGGGGGDEEEEELEWLANKDAFPSLETSFEIPAHSLSGSSGGCSGGGAADAAREGPSPVSVLASAASFSAPARPRSKGRTQRRRLLTAIPPQPDTATATKARTAERRRCRHCLAEQTPQWRIGPEGPKTLCNACGVRYKSDRLVPEYRPARSPTFSAAIHSNSHRQILEMRRQKEAPHERKNTRPLPPLQLLTPPVKLISKKIKK; encoded by the exons ATGGTTGATGCATTGAAAGAGGCGGCGCCGGCGCCGGCCGGGAAAGCCTTCTTCGACGACGAACTTGTTCTTCTCGACTTCAACGCCGCCGCTGCCGCGGGGGAGTTGCAGCCGCAGGCGTTACTTTTTCAGGATTTCTTCGACGCGTCCGTCGATGGCCTTCCG GGGCTTCCGATGGAGAGCGGAGGCGGCGGAGGAGAcgaggaagaagaggagctcgAGTGGCTGGCGAACAAGGACGCGTTTCCGTCGCTGGAGACTTCGTTTGAGATTCCTGCACACTCACTCAGCGGCAGCAGCGGCGGATGTAGCGGCGGTGGCGCCGCCGACGCCGCTAGGGAGGGGCCGAGCCCTGTTTCCGTCCTGGCGTCTGCCGCATCCTTCTCCGCGCCGGCGCGGCCAAGGAGCAAAGGACGGACGCAGCGCCGGAGGCTGCTGACGGCTATCCCGCCTCAGCCAGACACGGCTACGGCGACGAAGGCCAGGACCGCGGAGCGGCGGCGCTGTAGGCACTGCCTGGCGGAGCAGACGCCGCAGTGGCGAATAGGGCCGGAGGGACCGAAGACGCTGTGCAACGCCTGCGGCGTCCGGTACAAGTCCGATCGCCTCGTACCCGAATACCGTCCGGCGAGAAGCCCCACCTTCTCCGCCGCCATCCACTCCAACTCTCACCGCCAGATCCTGGAAATGCGCCGCCAGAAAGAAGCTCCCCACGAGCGGAAAAACACAAGACCGCTACCGCCGCTGCAGCTTCTCACTCCACCGGTCAAGTTAAtctcaaagaaaattaaaaaataa